ACCCCGCGAACATTCGCTGCAGTGATATGGCTTCTGATTATCGTGAGTTTtcatgtgaatttttaaatggtcgctgcaaaaatttattttaaattaattatttattttttttttttgtttattagaTTTTGGGAAATTAAGTTTGCTGGGGTACCTTCGAGAAAACGCAGCTTCACATCGAGTACATCGATATCTTCTGTCGCCGGTATGCAATTTTACGTGACGGTCTCTACTGCgtttatgtttaaataatcGCGCGCACCAGCTGCAACGATACGGCATTTGATCACCATGAgtctgttaattaaaaattagtaattaattattttttaaaaagtaattgggagttcattaatattaattaggcAAATGGACTAATTATTGGGATGCCCTAATTTCTGacaatttcgattttttatacgggaataaaaaattaattttctgataattatttatgaaaaattaaaattacaataattttaagtaattaaaactggggattgaatttttttggagtCAAAATCTCGGATAAATTTCAGCTGAAATattgtcataattattaaGCTCATTAACGAATCTAATCATGacatataattatgtatgaatatttaatgttgcaatttattagtaaaacaaaaacaacaatCAATTaaagcatttaaaatttttacgtaCTTatgaataatcaattaaaataatcccgatagaatatattttatgaattattaaattaagtaattctACATTACGCTATTAAATGTAGCAGCGTGTTTACAATactgataattgataaaactaatttgaatttaaaatatttaaagcccCACCTGTTCATGTTTTTTCAGCTGACTCAAACTGGGAAaagatttatcacaaaattggCACGGGTATGGGCCAGAAGTGATGCTGCCGTcaatactatttaatttaacgtcaacATCAGTCTCAGTTTCCGAGGGGAAACTCAGCGACGTCGAAGTTGTGCAAGAAGATGGTGTCCCACCACCTCTCTGTCCATTAAGACTGTCGTCTTCGCTACGCCATGAGTAAATTCCACTCAACAGACCTTctataagaattaaattaatgtaatcCATCATCAATCATCATCAATAGtcaatcatttattcattcattacatagaaataattacaatggcaaaaaatataattacacaattaaaagaACATGCTGTCGACGAAACTTGAAACCGGAAATTGAGTcgtcaaaaaattagtagtGTAGCATAAGAATTttgatgatcctgaagttagcagacaattcaaaattttcggatttttttttcaacaaaacaattacaaaaaaatgaaaactaaaaatatgcacatgtagtaaattttaaaaactacaggtgctatttcttcaattttttttttttttataatttaccgtctaaaagaaaatccaaaaattatgagaCGTCGGCTAACCAGCATCATGAATTTTTCTGGGACTTCCTGTTTAAAGCCTGGCCGACAGCATGATGAAAATTCGTAAATTTcttaagttcatttttctctGTACAATTAAAGTTTGAATAAagcattaatataaaatagtgaTTATTAAAAACGGAAATAAAGTTGTTAGACAATTTCCTCATTTATTAACACGAATGTgtagatataatataattacaagTTTAAGTTAAGAAATACAGCAGTGACACCCACGATATAATTTCAaagattttacaaaattttatgtaatttactACAATCGCGTGGTCACTTGAATTTTAATCAACAACCGCCCAACGCAATCGTGCAAACCCAGTTTAATagaacatatatatgtgagtGTAATAGTAAAGTCAGAGTAAAGAGAACCTCGTGTCTCATATCTCGTACAAATCGGTTGCATCCTACACCCACTCATTCTATATACTTTACTTTTTCCGTTATGTtacatacattttacattttaaattcattctcATTCCCTCATCACGTCCACTTATTAACTAACGTTATACATTAATGTTATATAAACTAGGCGCCACTAAATTCACTGCCGGAAATTAGAGACTACcggttttaattaaatatcatttactgtaattaattaagtgaaaaataatatttgtcgTAAATATTTCGAGGGTTGATCTTTTAcgcttataattttaaatttatatttatatttattaatatataatataggtATAGAATTTCAGAAAAACTGAAAATGTGCAGAGCTCAGCAGTAGCTGTGGAGGAATAACAGCGGCCCTCATCTGGGTGTACGGTGTACTGTGTGCTACAACGTATAACGTAACGGCGCGAACTCGTAATCTCCCAGGGGAGTCTGACGAGGGACTCGAGCGTCCCGGGGTCCCAACGGGAGACACATAGGAGACGTTTGGGAGCAATGAGTCACCGAGTCTCCGTGTAATCTCGAAGGGAGACCACCAGGAGACTCGAGGAATATTTCAATCGACCGGGACCAACCACTGCCAGTACAATCTTCTAGgtcattgtaaatttataaataaataatactaaacttgcattataaattacaactgatttttctttttaaatcactaaattatttatatatataaatatatatatatattttttttacggtaaataaatatatttaattaagagttgaataaaaagaattaatgactattttttataaataaaaacaatacgATACGAGTTAGGAAGTAGTAAATATCGACGTATTGTTTGACGGTATTTACGCGCGCACGCGATCACTGTTCGAAAGTTTGTGTACTGGTGTAAACAGTttgagtattttaataaatttttactacttataaataatttttattaaaaataaattatttaattaactaataaataaatgaataatttcttatttttataattaaaaaagttttacctCTTGATCTTAAAGTACACTTGTCATCTGGAAGCGGTGACGGCGATAATTCTTTATGcgcttgaattttttcaattaaaaattctaatctTGAACTATTTCccttaaataacattttaattaaatttgtttatttttttaaattataaaatttacgttCATTCACCTCAcatacactataaaaaatatatattttgataattatttataaaaaatattattttatttaaaaaggcACCCACGATAACTTTctcatttgttattaattaataatttataacaaattaaatttataattataaattatttaaacaacttgtaaaaatatatataataataataaataaataaaaaaaaaatcgcgtgTTGTTATGAACCTCGTGGTTAGTAAATCCAAACTGATTGATTTTTCTTGACACCGCGGTGGATGAACGGATATTGAGGAGTACTTGTTGTCTGGAGACGATAGCAAGTACTGAAGAGGCCTTCCGTTTATTATCAACCCCGTGCAGAGAAGAACCTCAACTCGAGGAGAAGCAGTTTACTACGGAGTTTGCGGACTCATGGTAGTAGAAGGGACCCACACACCAAGAGGAGTGAAGGTGAGGAGGCTAGGGAGCCCCCTTGGGATACCAGCAACCGCATTGGACGGTAGGCGGGTTCGTGAACACATACCACCCCACTCTCTATCGGTCGTTTATCTGTCATGTCTTCAGCTCGAAAACttcatcaatataattattctgaTGACTTCTCATCACACTCTGCACTCGAAACTCCCCCAACACTTTCACAATACACCTGGTCTCTGGCTTTTATCCAGAACCTTTTTCCAACCCCTGCTTcttttcaaacaaaataaaaataaattaaacttaaaaaactatcacgtcttgaaacaaataaatttaatttattacttaacaataataattattgggtAGTtgagttaaagaaaaaaaataataaaatttaattatttattcgattAAACTGTTGaaagagtaaaatttaaaatggataaatttaatgataatcatGAGGAAGAATGAGATAATTATGAAACTGTTTGTTAAAGTATCAACTCGTGAGATGAAGAAAGAAAACAAGTTGATGAGGAGGAGGAAGAAGGAGTGGATGGTAAGATAAAGAAAAAGGTGAACGAGAATGAAAGCCCGAGGTGAAACGTATAAAATGGAAAAGAGTAAGAGATAGAGAGTATATTATGGGGATGCTAGGGTATTCCCATGGGAGATAAGGTAGTCGAGAGCACATGCGCCAAGCTGATTAGTTCTTCCGTCTCACTCGTCCCGAGCAGTGCCAGAGGAGACCAACTGACTCCTTTGGGACATGATCCCACTCTCTTTCCTCCCGCTCCGGGATCACGGCTCTCTAGTCCTCCGACTGCCCCGCTACCACCTTCACCTCCTACACTTCATCCACGTCGTCCTAGACTCCTCTTTGCACCATCCACTCACTTCTGCCATCCCAGGTTCCGTTACCCTCTACGCGCAGCCCTCCCCTGCTTAAAGTATTCCCAGTACAATACCAACTAGTGGAGACTTTCGCGAGCACATtcgtgaaataaaaaaatatcaaataatataaaacactaaaaataaaataaagaaacctACGATGAGAAAGATTAAACTAAAAGATCTTCCCGTTTTAATCATATCTCAAATATTCATCTACCATTTCTTCATCCCgcgttttttcaaatttttattttaataatatttacaaatcaGCCATtcgtaatataaataataaaaatcaattattatttataaaaataattacttacaacaatattaatattgttgttgttatcaaaacaatttattgtACAAAATACAATCACGCAAAATGAATTCCTACTTTATTAAATGCATATAAAAgtctgaaacaaaaataattataaaaattaaatattttccgacaataattattaatattaattaataataaatatcaaatatcaaTTACTCAATAAAGTCATCGATGTCCAATTCGCGCGCTCGTTTTTTGCCCATCCCTGGATTCAGCACTGTTTTAATCAGCTCCTTCATCTCAAAGTTTTCAGGTATTTTctgtaatttagaaaaattataattattaataataattcattttatttataattatctttgtttcataaaataattaccttaTTTTCAAGACTACAATGAGTTTTATAATTGTCCGTGAGCAAAAGTATCACCCAAGTTTCGTTGAATGACGCCTGtagtgttttatttttcctacCAAATGCTATTCGCGTTAAGGCGTCCCattctttgaaatttattgCTGGAGGTGGGTTACGTGGTTCGATTCTAACGACACTCGATTCAACTTTAGGAGGTGGgcggaaattatttttgccaacttttaacaataaatcgacGCGTGCTAATAACTGAGTATTGACACTAAGACGGCTGTATAAATGGTCACCAGGTTTGGCTACTAGCCTCAGAGCGAACTCTTGTTGGAACATCAGTACTGCGCAtctaattaagtaaataataattagaattaCTATTGTAAGATGAAATAATAAgtcagaaaataattatgagaTACAGGCAGAAGAAAGAATCTTGAAAATACTGAGGGGAGAGACAAATACTAAAATGTTTGCGGTCTTCAAAAAGTTTGGAGAGACCTTGTAAGACGCAGGGTTAAAGGAAAGACAACTTGGGGTGAGAGGGCAGCCAAGATGACacaaggaaaaaataaaaagaatctggaggtgaagtaaaaataagaaaaaaaaagtgtgtaataaatatgaatcgtttatttgagaaaccccataagtcaaaaaaacaaaatttttcaggaaacacaaaaaacaattttttgggaaaacttgacataaaaataataaataaataattgaatacaaTAATGTTAGCGTctcgaaaaaaattccaacaagaaaaatttaatttttcaactgaaactacttaaaaaaattatttaaagttgattgacttctggggtttctcaaccaaaccgaaaaaaaaaagttttaaatctttgtgtttttaaatgtttccactcaaatcatttattacactgataaaatgaattattaaatatgtatttgaACTCTGAAACTCAgaacttacaaaaaattataattaacttgaaCATTTTAATTAGTCATATAACAGTCAACAATAAAAcaacatttgaaattaatttcccaaaaaagctcgaattttaaataaataataaaaaattatttctgcaAAACTAAAACTGCATA
The sequence above is drawn from the Microplitis demolitor isolate Queensland-Clemson2020A chromosome 3, iyMicDemo2.1a, whole genome shotgun sequence genome and encodes:
- the LOC103569833 gene encoding probable dimethyladenosine transferase, producing MPKVKTEKKSRIHEKVARQGILFNTNLGQHILKNPKIIESMVDKAAVRPTDVVIEIGPGTGNMTMKLLERCKKVIAFEVDPRMVAELQKRVQGTPFKSKLEIQIGDVLKADRLPFFDLCVANVPYQISSPLIRKLLVHRPIFRCAVLMFQQEFALRLVAKPGDHLYSRLSVNTQLLARVDLLLKVGKNNFRPPPKVESSVVRIEPRNPPPAINFKEWDALTRIAFGRKNKTLQASFNETWVILLLTDNYKTHCSLENKKIPENFEMKELIKTVLNPGMGKKRARELDIDDFIELLYAFNKVGIHFA